One Epinephelus fuscoguttatus linkage group LG16, E.fuscoguttatus.final_Chr_v1 genomic window, aattatttccCACTTTTGCTTGATAAACGACTTCAGCTGCCCCACAGTCTGAGGTCtctgttgttgtattttgtgcTCCATAATGTTCCACACATGTTCAAtaggagacaggtctggactgagggcaggccagtctagtacctgCACTCTGTTACTATGAAGCCACGCTGTTGTAAAATGTGTCTGACTGTCTTGCTGGAGTAAGCAGTGATGTACCTGAAAAAGATGTCGTCtagatggcagcatatgttgctccaaaacctatATGTACTTTTTAGTGTTCATGGTGCCCTCACAGATGTGCAAGTtaccccataccatcacagatgctgacTTTGAACTTTGAGCTAGTAAAaatctggatggtccttttTCTCCGACATCCATGATGGACTCATCAGATCACAGCACACTTCTCCTCTtagtgtcagtccatctcagacgAGCTTGGGTCCAGAGAAGTTGGTggtgtttctggatgttgtcGATATGtggctttcactttgtgtgGTAGAGTAGTAACTTTGTAGATGCATCAACAAACTGTTTACTGACAATGGTTTTCCAAAGTCTTCCCAAGCCCATGTAGTGATATCCTTTATACAATCATgttggtttttaatgcagtgcagtctgaggggtcaaaggtcatggggATTCAATGAAGGTGTTAGGCCTTGTTCCTTACATGCAGAgttttctccagattctctgaaccttTTAATGATGTTATGGATTGTTGATGGTGAAATCCCTAAATTCCTGCAACTGTGTATTGAGAGAGGTTGATCTTAGACTTTTGGACTCTGCCCACACATTTTTCTCAAAGTGGTGAACCTCATCCAAGTCCTTGTTTGTGAACAACAGAGCCTTTCATATCCAATAATGACACTTTAATCTGTTACCAATAaacctgtttacctgtggaatgttccGAACAGGTGTTTTTGGAGAATTCCAACTTTCCCAGTCTTCTGTTTCCCCTGCCCCAAGTTAATAAACAATTAAGTTAATcagtttaaacattaaatatctcgTCTTTGgactatattcaattgaatataggtcagAAAGGTTTTGCAAATCAttacattctgtttttatttgcgttttacacagtgtccaaCTTTATTAGGGTctgggcagctaagctgccaggacactattgtaatcctaggtattcttcttctttcttcatccgaggaaatcatacttcctatgggtgaaaactcaccaaactttgcacaaaggtccagtctcatgccagatatcctcagctgtaaactcaagccaatagtcctgatggtggcgctacagcaagcttctgaatttcaaaactttgaaaattcataacaaatcaaccatacgtgctacaacttcacaactttcatcaaactgtagaaatactgaagaaacttttgtacatttaaacctattaaaaattatgaagttcatcactctgttttttcaaaaactgtaaaacttcttaaacctatctcctcccacaattgttgctcaattgacaccaaacttgctacagagcatcttcagactgtcctacacaaactatgtttctcagatttttgatttatcaaaatgtttgactgtaaacggtactgtaaacatatacatgcaaattcttgctaaataaatcttcaatgttcatgaaaaaaagacaaaattctagagtcatggtggatgatgtgtggcaaatttcagaattttatctcaaaaactgaatttttgacagcattttgaattttgctctaatgtgaacaattggagtcaatgtaaaaatggcaattttaaacattagtttttcacttatggagccaataaatcattgttaaaataaattaccaacatctccatgctgtctagatgcaatatgtgtattttcagatttttgttttgataagtgaattttttacagtggtttgaaatctgcttttccatgcatggacggctgctaaacctgcacgtctcgcttagtcagtttgtgaagctacacatgaattgtcactgactaattagcttaGTGAgctagaaattgattcttagtctcagagattgtgagttcaagcctcagcctCTGCtcaaggcagattgtgttgctaaatgtcttccaattcttctgcttgttgctcagaattgcctaaaaatgcccggacccgacccatcgctgcgcagcagctataattggAATTGCAGTTGTTGTAATATATATACTTGTCCTTTAAATAATACGTAAGAAGTATCTCTTCTTGGCCACCATTTGACTATATGTACATTCCAAATGTAAGAATAATTGTAATCATGACAGGTTTCACTTCCACCAGTGTGTTCTCCGTAGACAGTTGAACACTGGGTGAATCATGCTTGTGTCAAAGGTTTCAGAGAAGTCTGATCACATGGGTGTTAGTGTGTTTCTTTGGTGGCATGTTCCATGCAACATTTGAGATGTCATGTTTTAGAGAAGTGCAGGCTCAGATGCTTCCTCTCTCCTGATGTTAACGGACGCTCCAGTGATTCAGGCTGTTCTCTCTGTCAGTTATGTAGGCTGGAACTTGGTGGGATTTCCTGTGAAATCTGCTGACTTGCTTTAAGTAGAAACTGGGCCACACTCTTGCAGTTTATGATTGAGGTTAACTAGCTAATGAGTATGtccaaatacacacatttacagccATTGTAACGTAACCTGACCTTTATATATAGCTGTACAATAGAGCTCTGTCCTAACATTCTTATTCATACAGAGAACACTAGTCCCAGAGTTCCTTTCAAACTGAATTCAGTTGCCTTTATTATGAAAACAAGAGAAcattgtatttttatatatgCAATTCTGTACTGAGATTACACAGCAATTTGCAAACAGACCCTATGTAACTGGCAGTAGATATGCCAAATGAATGTAGAATAAATAATTCAAACAGGTTTTCTACACATCTCACCAAGAATTGCAGACAGGTCCTTCCATTTCATACAGTCTGGTCgtacaatatttattttcagtttaagTGTTACATGTTGAGCAACAAACTTACAGTTGTCTTCAGCCACAAATTTAATGCAGAGATAAAGAGTCAAGACTATCCCAAGAAGTAACTGAACACTACAGAACTGGCAATcagattttatatatttatgtacatAATCTttatgtacatatacatatattgtTGCACTGGACTTTAAGATGCTGGACAGTGAGACACTGCAGTGCAGAGGTtggtgagaaaaataaaaaacaccttCAAATGGGGACAGActgaaaagacagacagacacatgctgacagaaacagcaaaaataatcattgaaggaaaaaaagaaacagaaaaggtCCATACAAACAGAAACCTTAATGAAACTGATTAATTTACCAACCCCGCTGAAGGaatgcagagaaacacagacacacagacacacacacagacagacacacagacacacacacagacacacacacacacttctcatgAACCTGCATTCAGAGGGCCAAATAAAAGAATAGTCTCTGAGAGGTCTGAGATCGGGGGTGATGGGGAGTCAGGGCCGAGTTGAATGATCACCTATCTGTAGAATTAGTCATCAATAACAGGACAGTATGACGAGAAGGatgctttatttgtttttggtaGTGCGGCTATACTATGTACAGTACAAATACAGGCAACTTCATCTTGTTCTCACATAGACATGTGAACCATGTCTCCCCTGTCCTGTCTACTTGTGGTGGGGGCTTTGCTGGGACACAGTGGAGTTGGAGGGGGATGGCGGCCAGGCTGATGGGCCTGCAGACGAGGAGGAGGGCGGGATGAGGGGGCAAAGTGTAAGTGGTTTCTCTTTCAGCAGCATCCTCCTGATGAAGGCTTGACAGTGGTGCCGGGGGTCAGCTTCACGTTGGGCTTCTCCCCTCCTCCGGCTGTGGCCCCGGGGCCCATCCTCTTCTTGATTTCAGCAGCCATGGTCATGAAGGCCTGCTCCACATTGGTGGCATTCTTGGCGCTGGTTTCCAAAAAGGGAATGCCCAGAGAGTCTGCAAACTCCTGGACAAAATAGGGAAGAACAAAGCGCAGAAGTTCAGGCATTTTTTTTGCCGTTCTGAGGTTCTTTTCATAAATTATTGTATTAGTGCAGagcaaaatatcatgaaatggtgaaaaaataaCATACTAAACATCACATGACTTAACAGGGATGAGAAAGAGCAGGTGTATGGGCCACTTTGATCTTAGTCAACACAATGTAGGACAAAGAGAAGCTTAATGTTAACCCTGTCAAATAATATTGTAATATAGTGTGGTGTTTTTGTGCTGTTAAAACAGTCTATAATACTTTGAAAAAACTGAGCAGCAATTACTTAATGATAGAGGTAGGAGCTGGCTGTGACTCTTGGTCATTACGCCTGGGCAGTATCGAAGTATTACAGGATACCAGGGTATTAACAAATCCAGACAGAAGGATTTTCAATACCATCATGATTAAAGACCATCATCTTTCTATTACCCTCATACTGAAGAGACTGTAATGAGGATGTTGCACATAGCACTGCGCACTAATACAGTCATAAACTGTATACCCCAGTGAAATTCcaggaaggtatgaaaaaatagcTACCACCCAAGCCTACTGGTTAAACCTAGCCTTCCCTGAGAGGACTCCCTCTGGACTAGAGCTCTGATTTTACTGCCCGAGCCCAATTGGGCCAGATTCAAGCCTCGGGTCAGGTTCTCGCCAatttacaggtgtgtgtgttttttgttttgttttgtttttttaaaatgaaactggCAGCCCCCCTACGTAAAAGGCAGGAGTTTTAATGAACTGAATCAAGAGGGAATaggggagaaagaggggggaAACTGTGACTGAGAAAGGGAAAGTGATGGAGCAATGGAACAAGTGGAGAACCAGGGAAGAGAGATAGATCGCGCACGCAAGAGGTTGAAAAAGAGAGATAGAAGGGATTCTAGATGAATTGGTTTGCAGTATTTGCCTTTGCCTCCCCAGCAGTGGGAGAAATATTCTTAACATGCAGTGAAGAGCACTATTTATCATCTGCGTGCAGCATTGCCATGGACCGCCGTTAGCACTAGATGAGGGGCACAGCCCACTGTGCTGAACCTGTCGTGCACGAGATGACAGACTATTGAAATAAGGCAGAGGAGAGGTAGAAGTTGTGCCAGGAAACACCTCAGCCCTTAGTAGGGTTAGGAATCACCGGAGAATCCATgatcacaaaacaaaattattcaGATTTTAAACGTGCTTCTATATGCTGAGTATttagataaaatatattgtgatttattacctttttcaactgtaaattacgTCCACAAAGGAAAACTGTGTCAACATCTGTATTATCTAATAGAaataagttttcagtctgtttattttacttcagccattttatttgcagcaaaatatatgtagtggactgaaaaagcaatagATTATATTCTTCTATTAGGCTACATACAGTTTAATTTGTAATTGTAAAATTATAATTTCTGTAATTCAAAAATCAAGACTTGGCACTGTGTAACGATACGATAGTGCTACTTAAAAATATCGCAATACtttgctgtatcgatttttcccCCCACTCCTAGCCCTTagcttgtaataaatgttttaatattttggacAAAACTGTGTAGGTTGATGTACAGTCAGGCTTGCTTTTTTGGGCCCAATCAGAGCTCTATTCCAGACCTTCAGCTGGGACTGGCCTATTTGACTTTCTTATTTTAAGAGAGAGGTTTCAagaataacacattttttggcTTACTTAAATAAGCCATCTTTCAATAATCTCCAACATGTTATACTAATGCAAAGACACCAACTCCCTTACCAGCAGGTATGATACAGTACAGAAAATAATCCACAACAAAAACttttaaacatgaaaatgtTCATATGCAACCACTTCTGTGTGAGGGAGTAAATACTAAAGGATGTGCAAAGAGCCaaagtatttgtattttatccAAACTTAAGTGGAAATATGCACAGCAATCCTGTTTTGCTCTTTTAATTACACCTCATTTAGGatattaaagtgtttatatttgtgttcTTAATATAAATTTATAATAATTATGAACACTTGATTGTAATATAAGACATGGCTGTGTTGTTGATGCGGTACATGTGAGGGATTGGGTGAATATCACAGTAAACAAATcaattttacaaatatttctGACGTAAAGATTTGTAAAAATTTAATACTTGTGCTTTGCAGAATAACAGATTCAGCTCCACCTCTCATAAACACCCAGGTGCCTTACCTTTGCTGTTGTGTAATCCACCACCTTCTTTGTCGTCAGGTCACACTTGTTCCCAACCAATAGCTTGTTGACATTTTCACTGGCGTAGCGGTCAATCTCCTGTAGCCACTGTTTGACATTGTTGAAGGACTCCTGAGACAGGAAACGGTTAAACATTAGGACTGAGCTAAATCTGCCACCGGACATCAGCAGCTTTGACAGAGTCAAATCTAAGACTTTTTATACAATATGGATGTATTTTAAGACCAGTGTTCACTGTTGTTGGCACTTTTTTGTCTGGAAGTCAGTTTGAAATATAGCAAGGACAGAAAACGACACATGAACGCAAATCAGAAACAGTACAGAATAATCAATTCTGAGCAGAGGTTATCGATCCATTCAACAGCGAAGAGctttcatttttacagtttgGGCAAACTTCAAACTTCCAACATGTAGACAGATTGCGTCACCGCTGTTTACCCTCAGCCGCTGTGTGAGGCACCAAAAATGCTTTATTTTGCCACTTCATTCAATGGAGGCGGGTGGAGTTACGCGGTTTTGCTGACAGACTGAGGGTCCAATGGAGTTACAAGATTTAGTCATGAGctcttttaaatatttttatttatttgtaaaactaACATAAAGATGTAAACAGTGAACAATAGCATCGATTTatgaaaaactagaattaccacccccagttgtatgcctccgtgcACCAGTAAattttctcttacagtttacatccatatctgtgaaaacatgaatgcttcacactcACTGTCTCCCGGACGGCACAGATGATCTATACAATTAGCAAAGCTTCAAGGTGGACACGCAAGATTAGTGACACCAACTCAGTATCTGACaaaatgtctctctttctgttcctgagatatgacattcaataatggtcagaaaaatgttttatgcagaacactatgatgtcacagtgaagttgacctttgaccttttggatataaaatgcgatcacttcatttttttttatcccacgAGACacttagcatatgaattcttgaaatacaaccaaaaatatattttgtaacgtcacactgaccttggcttttgaccactgaaatcctgtcacttcattgttgagtacgagtgaacatttgtgccaaatttgccaAATTCCCTTGTggtcttcttgagatatcatgttaacaagaatgagacgaacaaggtcacagtgaccttgacctttggcctaTGACTACCAAAAACTTTTCGGTTCATCgatcagtccaagtggacattgatgccaaatttgaagaacttcccttgaggtgtttttgagatattgtgttcccAAGGATGGGACTgacggacaacccgaaaacataatgcctctgtcCACGGCTATTGACGgcatgagaaaaagaaaaaaaaaaaaaaaaaaaaaaaagatgaaatatgGAGATATAAGGCTTCTGCCCATCAGCGacaatatattacatattatatattacatgtacagtacaggccaaaagtttggacacaccttctcattcaatgcgttttctttattttcatgactatttacattgtagattctcactgaaggcatcaaaactatgaatgaacacatgtagtgtgttatgtacttaacaaaaaaaggtgaaataactgaaaacatgttttatattctagtttcttcaaaatagccaccctttgctctgattactgctttgcacactcttggcattctctccatgagcttcaagaggtagtcacctgaaatggttttccaacagtcttgaaggagttcccagaggtgtttagcacttgttggcccctttgccttcactctgcggtccagctcaccccaaaccatctcgattgggttcaggtccggtgactgtggaggccaggtcatctgccgcagcactccatcactctccttcttggtcaaatagcccttacacagcctggaggtgtgtttggggtcattgtcctgttgaaaaataaatgatcgcccaactaaacgcaaagcggatgggatggcatgtcgctgcaggatgctgtggtagccatgctggttcagtgtgccttcaattttgaataaatccccaacagtgtcaccagcaaaacacccccacaccatcacacctcctcctgcatgcttcacagtgggaaccaggcatgtggaatccatccgttcaccttttctgcgtctcacaaagacacggcggttggaaccaaagatctcaaatttggactcatcagaccaaagcacagatttccactggtctaatgtccattccttgtgtttcttggcccaaacaaatctcttctgcttgttgcctctccttagcagtggtttcctagcagctatttgaccatgaaggcctgattcgcgcagtctcctcttaacagttgttctagagatgggtctgctgctagaactctgtgtggcattcatctgctctctgatctgagctgctgttaacttgcgatttctgaggctggtgactcagatgaacttatcctcagaagcagaggtgactcttggtcttcctttcctgggtcggtcctcatgtgtgccagtttcgttgtagcgcttgatggtttttgcgactccacttgggaacacatttaaagtttttgcaattttccggactgactgaccttcatttcttaaagtaatgatggccactcgtttttctttagttagctgattggttcttgccataatatgaattttaacagttgtccaatagggctgccggctgtgtattaacctgacttctgcacaacacaactgatggtcccaaccccattgataaagcaagaaattccactaattaaccctgataaggcacacctgtgaagtggaaaccatttcaggtgactacctcttgaagctcatggagagaatgccaagagtgtgcaaagcagtaatcagagcaaagggtggctattttgaagaaactagaatataaaacatgttttcagttattttacctttttttgttaagtacataactccacatgtgttcattcatagttttgatgccttcagtgagaatctacaatgtaaatagtcatgaaaataaagaaaacgcattgaatgagaaggtgtgtccaaacttttggcctgtactgtatgtctgaacTGAAGTCCACAGCAGGTGTTGACATGCTCTTTTGTTCCATTTCCAAATTGTTGGCTCTGGATAACATTAACTGTACATCACTTTGTTTAAATTGAACCATCTCAAATGGTTTCAGGGGGAGCCTCTTCTAGTTCCACCACCACTTATTAAACCAGCTCTtgaatgtaaaattaaaaaaagaacttCTTCCTGGTTTGTAAGAGCTTCTTGTGGTAGAGAGTCAGAGTCAGTTGTTTTGGCACAAGGACCCAGTGGACACAATGAGCTTTCCCAGCTACCACGTGTCTGCATGTATGGACCAGATTTATTAAACATGGGAGACACCTTCAAGTAAAGTTAGCCAGGGTCTAGAAACTTCACTCCTTTATATTTAAACGCTATCAAATTACATCATGCATATAGGTCTTGCAAAATTATTTACAATATATCATGTGTTATCAAACAACATCCAACTGCTGAATTATTCATTCTTGTGAAAACATAGAGCCTCAAGACCAACCTTAGAAAGAGATTTGACCTAATACAGACCTGGCATCTCGTCATAATACGTCTGTGCACCAACAACTGACCTCGAGAGCACACAGTGATCTTCACTTCATGGTTTTTCTCTGACTCAAATAGTTGTTGTGTAAAGCTTTCATTTAGACcagcattttaaaatcataCAATGAAAATCCATGAAGAAAGAAAGGGGAGAGCAAGTATTTGATTAAGGTGAACACTAGCTTCTCTTCTGAAGTGGTAAGAGTCTGCTTGATGTTTTATACTCAATACCACAGTGCCTCTGCATGTACGCACAACACAAGACTCCTCTTTTCTGGGGGGTGTTAAAATATCCAACAGTGTCATCTAACAGACCACAGCAAAATTAGAATTCATTAGAAACTGACCAGTAAGATTCTGTCTCACCATTGTAGGAAGTTCAACCATTaatgaacaaatgaaaatgTGCTCTTGAGGCAAAATCTTATATTCTAGtgcatgaataaataattttcAAAGGTATGAAATGGTGTGGTGTCATACTAACCTGGTCTGTGACATCGTACACTACAATGATACCATGAGCACCTCTGTAGTAGCTGGATGTGATTGTACGAAACCTCTCCTGACCCGCCGTATCCCACTGTCAAAGGAGAAAGAAGAATACAGTTGATGGCTGGCTTTGACAGATGACACTGACAAAGACAAAAGCATCAACAGACTTATAGCTTTTAATGGTCAAATGTGATACAATGTTATCACTGGGCCTGTGGCCTAATTTTGATTACTTGAGCTGACAGCAACCATTACGCATAACCGTTATTTTCCAAAATAAAGGGAATTTAAATCCAGTGTTACAACACAACACATAGAAAGTCAAGTGTTTCCATCAACTGATTTGAGGTTAATTAAGTGTCTTTTTGAGCACAAGGTTCCAATATcaggaaaataaacacagaacaaCAGAGCTTGGCTGTCTACGTCTTACTACTGTTGGGCAGGTTCTTCTGTTTCAACTTGAATAAGACCGTATTTGGTAGCTCTTTAAAACAGCATGATGACAAAGAGGAGTCAATAATGGCTCCCTCGTACAGTGGAGAGTCTCTCCTACAGGTGTGGCCCGTAAAGTGTTACAGAAGTAACATTTCACAGGGTATATGGTAAAAGACAGCAtttgtgtaaaaagaaaaacgtcagagctgagctgctgctgataGAAGTCATTGACCAGCAAAACAAATTCACAGGAGACAAAACACAAGTATTTGGCGTTGTGTCTACATAGCgtttattgttgtattttgtttttctcaattgtTCCCCATGAGGAGAGAGCACATGTAGCTGCATGCTGCTACATACAGAAaaggcttttcttttctttcttttttcagagCTCTCTGCCTTTTTTGTTTGGCCACTCTGAGTACTTCTTGTTGAAAAGctctgaacttttcagaaaggtgCTGGTGACTGGTCACTGGTCACTGCCCCTTCTTTAGCTAGGCTACTGTCTActatcacaacaaagacagaaaagcttaTTTTTGGGAGCAGATCTGCTACATATTTTGTTGTGCAAATCTGCATTGTAGAATGTCAATTACCATTTCATTGTCATTCTGCATTGAAGAATGACAATGAAATGGTAATTGAAAATCTTGGAAACATGttctcaaaaaaagaaaaaaaggctgtAAAGATTTCTACATTTTTCTCCTGGTCAAcaaatttcatattttaagccaaatgaCAATAATTGTATCTActaacaagtgtgtgtgtgtgtgtgtgtgtgtgtgtgtgtgtgtgtgtgaaaggttGATATATTGCGTCAATGACAAGGATGCGTTCCCCTTTTGGGCACAGAATTCCGCTATAACATAAGAAGCTATTGCAACTGCTGTTTGATCaattaaaagacacaaattgaTTTAACCACCACTACAACTAAAAAAACTGTTGCAAGGTAATTTCAATTCAGCGCCTGTCGTTTTCAGTGAGTTTGGCACTTGCCCCCATATCAAGGAGCATAGTAAGGCTCCTGCAATAACTGTTCTGTTAAACTACATCATCAGTAATGTTGGTCCATTGTAGCTAAATGTGTACACCAATAGCATTGCTAATATTGTCTTAGCATTAAGAAAATGAAACCATAAGGggctaacattaacattaaggTCATGTTAGTAACGCTAAATGATTAGTCCCAGAGCCTATTGTCAGTAACCTTATACAGTGGAATTTGTAATAAGAACACTGGCTAACCttacactcaaaaaaatgttaacgccaaactagggatgcacgataatatctgCACTTCATGGATATGGGCAgatatttactttaaaatgaactattggAATCACCCAACATACTGATAATATTGGTGGGTAATTGGTACaggccaatattggctttaaaatgaagtgGCCAACacgcttttccttattttgcacaatgaatgaataataccTACATTggaaagtattgtatttcatgtctccatctgctagTGGGCAATCTTGATacgagtatgcatgcataatatgatgttaattccacaaCAAAAGACACTTCATGATTACCAAAATTACGTGGGGGAAAAAATTGGATATATCAGTATTGGTATTggttatcagtcaaatgagttgttacatatcggcatatcggcaaaaaatccaatatcacgCAAACGTTACATCCAAATTATGATGGCTAGTGTTCTAAAATTACTTATTTTGGATTCCAAACAGTGATTTTTGCTAAAAGGTGACACATTTGCACCCCTGATAATCAGACATGTCTcgaaaacaaatgtttgtttgaaGAGAAACAACAAGAAATAAGCATATAAATGTGTCGAAATTCTAATCCAAACACACTTCATATTGCTTTAACATCATAGGATTTACGATTTTCTATCCCTAAAAAAAGGCATGGCCTTG contains:
- the LOC125904020 gene encoding ras-related protein ORAB-1-like, which translates into the protein MNPEYDYLFKLLLIGDSGVGKSCLLLRFADDTYTESYISTIGVDFKIRTIELDGKTIKLQIWDTAGQERFRTITSSYYRGAHGIIVVYDVTDQESFNNVKQWLQEIDRYASENVNKLLVGNKCDLTTKKVVDYTTAKEFADSLGIPFLETSAKNATNVEQAFMTMAAEIKKRMGPGATAGGGEKPNVKLTPGTTVKPSSGGCC